A single region of the Sandaracinaceae bacterium genome encodes:
- a CDS encoding DUF1214 domain-containing protein codes for MRKMLFRLMGGYRRASLFALKLRGHDERSLAEERVVTGKVWDDFCDDLRAAGATLAFPGAPNDVENLTEGYRYLTRLMRAGLENFLEFNDPAAPVLRRMVHETVKMGADNPDNYYQNCAISGAMTYRIRGTRGTVAQLNFGTQKGNYGEGEGGMPPTGRLDALNMEIAADGTFEILVSCERPASGNWLPMEPETNLLIVRQTFLDRETEQIADLTVERIDGDSAPTPLTAQRLDEALEQTTTLVAGASVLFAKWARDFQQHTNELPMFDQEVSNKAGGDPNIRYYHSHWRLAPDEALVIEVTPPECQFWNFQLNNYWMESLDYRYFRVHTNKHLAKYEPDGSVRVVVAHQDPGLPNWIQTVGHDQGTMCWRWIHAESAPQPRTRVVKLRDLRA; via the coding sequence ATGCGCAAGATGCTGTTCCGCCTCATGGGAGGCTACCGCCGAGCCTCCCTGTTCGCCCTCAAGCTCCGCGGCCACGACGAACGCTCGTTGGCCGAGGAGCGCGTGGTCACCGGCAAGGTCTGGGACGACTTCTGCGACGATCTGCGCGCGGCGGGGGCCACCCTCGCCTTCCCCGGCGCACCGAACGACGTCGAGAACCTGACCGAGGGCTACCGCTACCTGACCCGCTTGATGCGCGCCGGGCTCGAGAACTTCCTCGAGTTCAACGACCCGGCCGCGCCCGTGCTGCGCCGCATGGTGCACGAGACGGTCAAGATGGGCGCAGACAACCCGGACAACTACTACCAGAACTGCGCCATCAGCGGCGCCATGACCTATCGCATCCGGGGCACCCGCGGGACCGTGGCACAGCTCAACTTCGGCACGCAGAAGGGCAACTACGGGGAGGGCGAGGGCGGGATGCCGCCCACCGGTCGCCTCGACGCGCTGAACATGGAGATCGCCGCGGACGGCACGTTCGAGATCCTGGTGAGCTGCGAGCGCCCCGCCTCGGGCAACTGGCTGCCCATGGAGCCCGAGACCAACCTGCTGATCGTGCGCCAGACGTTCCTGGACCGGGAGACCGAGCAGATCGCAGACCTGACCGTGGAGCGCATCGACGGCGACTCGGCGCCCACACCGCTCACCGCGCAGCGGCTGGACGAGGCCCTCGAGCAGACGACCACGCTCGTGGCGGGCGCGTCCGTGCTGTTCGCCAAGTGGGCGCGCGACTTCCAGCAGCACACGAACGAGCTGCCCATGTTCGACCAGGAGGTGAGCAACAAGGCGGGGGGTGACCCCAACATCCGCTACTACCACAGCCACTGGCGGCTGGCGCCGGACGAGGCCCTCGTGATCGAGGTGACGCCGCCCGAGTGCCAGTTCTGGAACTTCCAGCTCAACAACTACTGGATGGAGTCCCTGGACTACCGCTACTTCCGCGTGCACACGAACAAGCACCTGGCCAAGTACGAGCCGGACGGCTCCGTGCGCGTGGTGGTGGCGCACCAGGACCCTGGGCTGCCCAACTGGATCCAGACCGTGGGGCACGACCAGGGCACCATGTGCTGGCGCTGGATCCACGCCGAAAGCGCGCCCCAGCCGCGCACCCGTGTGGTGAAGCTGCGCGACCTGCGCGCCTGA
- a CDS encoding sel1 repeat family protein — MSVGVRTEEDDEGSARHPRVSTGTASGADPASGARVTTWPAWFVLGLMGVAGVWTAGGSRAAAQECRRECSATEIQSSDACCYLPPHLAPASDCARGNLDECREQAGTPEGRALVAQVANDATNACAAGQLEACLLAGLLQRGGIGVPRDLPNARRLYSVACDGGLLRACAHLSTMLRSGSGGPVDDARAMAVAARACDSGDPSACDHLGFRYMTGAGVDVDAVRGRALMSRGCDLGSMLACWNLAVAYERGQGGPADPERQRSTLARSCEGGHMPACTRLGRLIDTGRGVQADKSRAAQLYERACAVGEVSACYYLAFLLVNGPDHLHNPDRAYALLSGQCTAEHWDSCRLLAFLYLDGIGTTEDRPRARELLQQSCAHGVDLACRDLETYASSLAERPSTAPVPPVANTQSPAHTTVTPPATPLTPARDPNRPADPLGRVRARRHTNDGTASREEIRRNIASRAVPHARRCIAGLGVPPSEYMLTVTFYVEADGSVDLVAVEPSRQNAQVSQCVAVGFRQIRLPTTAAGALVQFPLRF, encoded by the coding sequence ATGAGCGTTGGTGTTCGAACGGAAGAGGACGACGAGGGCAGCGCACGCCACCCGAGGGTGTCGACCGGCACCGCGAGTGGGGCGGACCCCGCATCAGGCGCGCGCGTGACCACCTGGCCCGCTTGGTTCGTGCTGGGGCTGATGGGCGTCGCGGGTGTCTGGACGGCGGGCGGCTCACGGGCCGCTGCGCAAGAGTGCCGACGCGAGTGTAGCGCGACCGAGATCCAGAGCAGCGACGCGTGCTGCTACCTCCCGCCTCACCTGGCACCGGCCAGCGACTGCGCGCGCGGGAACCTGGACGAGTGCCGCGAGCAGGCCGGCACCCCAGAGGGGCGCGCGCTCGTCGCCCAGGTGGCGAACGACGCCACCAACGCGTGCGCGGCGGGCCAGCTCGAGGCTTGTCTGCTCGCGGGGCTGCTCCAGAGAGGAGGCATCGGCGTCCCCCGTGACCTGCCGAACGCTCGTCGACTGTACTCGGTCGCATGCGACGGCGGCCTGCTCCGCGCCTGCGCGCACTTGAGCACGATGCTGCGCAGTGGCTCGGGGGGACCCGTCGACGACGCCAGGGCCATGGCTGTCGCAGCCCGCGCGTGCGACAGCGGAGACCCGAGCGCCTGCGACCACCTGGGGTTCCGCTACATGACCGGAGCGGGCGTCGACGTCGACGCCGTGCGCGGTCGTGCGCTCATGTCGCGTGGGTGCGACCTCGGCTCGATGCTCGCCTGCTGGAACCTGGCCGTTGCCTACGAGCGTGGGCAGGGCGGTCCCGCGGACCCGGAGCGCCAGCGGAGCACCCTCGCGCGGTCGTGCGAGGGCGGACACATGCCCGCGTGTACGCGCCTCGGCCGCCTCATCGACACGGGCCGCGGTGTCCAGGCCGACAAGAGCCGCGCCGCACAGCTCTACGAGCGAGCGTGCGCCGTGGGCGAGGTCAGCGCCTGCTACTACCTCGCGTTCCTGCTGGTGAATGGACCGGACCACTTGCACAATCCCGACCGCGCGTACGCGTTGCTGAGTGGCCAGTGCACCGCAGAGCACTGGGACTCGTGCCGCTTGCTGGCGTTCCTGTACCTGGATGGCATCGGAACCACGGAAGACCGCCCACGAGCCCGCGAGTTGCTGCAGCAGTCGTGCGCCCATGGCGTCGACCTCGCGTGCAGGGACCTCGAGACATACGCCAGCAGCCTGGCAGAACGGCCAAGCACCGCGCCCGTGCCGCCCGTCGCCAACACGCAGTCTCCTGCGCATACCACGGTGACTCCTCCGGCAACGCCGCTCACGCCGGCGCGTGACCCGAATCGACCCGCCGACCCCCTCGGTCGGGTTCGGGCTCGACGCCACACGAACGACGGGACGGCGTCGCGCGAAGAGATCCGCAGGAACATCGCGTCCCGCGCCGTGCCGCACGCGAGGCGGTGCATCGCCGGCCTCGGGGTGCCTCCGAGCGAGTACATGCTCACGGTGACGTTCTACGTGGAGGCCGACGGGTCCGTAGACTTGGTGGCAGTGGAACCATCCCGCCAGAACGCACAGGTGTCGCAGTGTGTCGCCGTCGGCTTCCGCCAGATCCGTCTCCCGACGACCGCGGCGGGTGCGCTCGTGCAGTTTCCGCTCCGATTCTGA
- a CDS encoding class I SAM-dependent methyltransferase — translation MGLARTFTRFDPAWILYEDEHLVALNKPAGMPSQSARPESPDDARFRLSGFLDERAEAQGAPLGERGRDGRAYLGVHQRLDQETSGVLLFAKARAANPGLAEQFEGRQVEKRYVAWVAGDVTRLPASLRLEDVLVPGRDGRTEVLGSKDARGSRGRPPLQGASETRSAPGTAGAGRARGERGGPAAGAGQRAVTHVRRVKVEGHLALVDVRIETGRTHQIRAQLAARGFPLVGDTLYGGPPAPRLMLHAEELRLRHPLTGAALRLCAPALPDHLRLAGVAPERSPDALAEAFRAALRRAGARRYGLFVEHERGVTTAFRLLHEEGDGAPGLAVDVYDEHLLVHLRDEALAAHEDTLLSVLAELGPRGVYLKRRPKQSNTLADTRTEALAPERPAWGEPTDEPEVTVHEAGVPYRVRLGDGLSTGLFLDQRDNRGRVRELARGRSVLNLFAYTGPFTVAAVAGGAARTCTLDVAAPALSWAEAQVSALVASSSRGTSGAVRADVTPVADAADGADTRRHTFVRTDVFAWLRSQRHDGQRFELVVVDPPTYSKTKRTRWTSGSDWVELCALSARVAARGGLLLLCSNDRRMTPRAFRGHIREGLAQAGRDGRIVDCALPLDFPEPPVGPTMKSCLVHLDVAPANPGGSRPRTSSAQPRERSSKRTPPAAPRKAPRRSRGR, via the coding sequence GTGGGGCTCGCGCGCACCTTCACGCGCTTCGACCCCGCGTGGATCCTCTACGAGGATGAGCACCTCGTCGCGCTGAACAAGCCGGCGGGCATGCCCAGCCAGAGCGCTCGGCCGGAGTCGCCGGACGACGCCCGCTTTCGGCTCTCCGGCTTCCTGGACGAGCGCGCCGAAGCGCAGGGCGCGCCGCTCGGTGAGCGGGGCCGGGACGGTCGCGCCTACCTCGGCGTGCACCAGCGTCTCGACCAGGAGACCTCGGGCGTGCTGCTGTTCGCCAAGGCGCGCGCCGCCAACCCGGGCCTGGCCGAGCAGTTCGAGGGGCGCCAAGTGGAGAAGCGCTACGTGGCCTGGGTGGCCGGAGACGTGACGCGGCTGCCCGCCTCCTTGCGGCTCGAGGACGTGCTTGTGCCGGGGCGTGACGGGCGCACCGAGGTGTTGGGGAGCAAGGACGCACGGGGGAGCCGTGGACGTCCGCCGCTGCAGGGCGCGTCAGAGACACGGAGTGCGCCCGGCACGGCGGGTGCGGGACGCGCGCGCGGCGAGAGGGGCGGGCCTGCGGCCGGCGCCGGGCAGCGCGCGGTCACGCACGTGCGGCGCGTGAAGGTCGAGGGTCACCTCGCCTTGGTCGACGTGCGCATCGAGACCGGCCGCACCCACCAGATCCGCGCCCAGCTCGCGGCCCGCGGCTTTCCCCTCGTGGGGGACACGCTCTACGGCGGGCCCCCAGCCCCACGGCTGATGCTGCACGCCGAGGAGCTGCGCCTGCGCCACCCGCTCACGGGGGCGGCGCTGCGCTTGTGCGCGCCTGCCTTGCCGGACCACCTGCGTCTCGCAGGTGTCGCGCCCGAGCGCTCCCCGGACGCGTTGGCCGAGGCCTTCCGGGCGGCGCTGCGGCGCGCCGGAGCGCGACGCTACGGGCTGTTCGTCGAGCACGAGCGCGGCGTCACCACCGCGTTCCGCCTGCTGCACGAGGAGGGGGACGGCGCGCCCGGGCTGGCCGTGGACGTCTACGACGAGCATCTGCTCGTGCACCTCCGCGACGAGGCCCTGGCCGCTCACGAAGACACGTTGCTCTCCGTGCTGGCGGAGCTGGGCCCACGCGGCGTCTACCTCAAGCGTCGCCCCAAGCAGAGCAACACGCTGGCCGACACGCGCACCGAGGCACTGGCTCCGGAGCGCCCCGCGTGGGGTGAACCCACCGACGAGCCCGAGGTCACGGTGCACGAGGCTGGCGTCCCGTATCGTGTGCGCCTCGGCGACGGTCTGAGCACCGGGCTGTTCCTGGACCAGCGCGACAACCGCGGACGCGTCCGTGAGCTGGCTCGGGGGCGCAGCGTGCTCAACCTCTTCGCGTACACGGGGCCCTTCACGGTAGCGGCCGTGGCGGGTGGGGCCGCGCGCACGTGCACGCTGGACGTGGCGGCTCCCGCGCTGAGCTGGGCCGAGGCCCAGGTGAGTGCGTTGGTGGCCTCCTCGTCGCGCGGCACTTCCGGGGCAGTTCGCGCAGACGTCACGCCCGTCGCGGACGCCGCGGATGGCGCCGACACGCGACGGCACACCTTCGTACGCACGGACGTCTTCGCCTGGCTGCGCTCCCAGCGGCACGACGGGCAGCGCTTCGAGCTCGTCGTCGTGGATCCGCCGACCTACTCCAAGACCAAGCGCACCCGCTGGACGTCGGGCAGCGACTGGGTCGAGCTGTGCGCGCTCTCTGCGCGGGTCGCCGCGCGCGGGGGGCTCCTGCTGCTGTGCAGCAACGACCGCCGCATGACGCCGCGGGCGTTCCGCGGACACATCCGAGAAGGCCTCGCCCAGGCCGGGCGCGACGGGCGCATCGTCGACTGCGCGCTCCCCCTCGACTTCCCCGAGCCGCCCGTAGGCCCGACCATGAAGTCCTGCTTGGTGCACCTCGACGTGGCTCCCGCGAACCCCGGTGGTTCGCGGCCCCGCACCAGCTCGGCACAGCCTCGGGAGCGCTCGAGCAAGCGCACGCCGCCGGCAGCACCGCGCAAGGCCCCACGGCGTTCTCGCGGTCGCTAG
- a CDS encoding ATP-binding domain-containing protein translates to MTTSSAPATESDQELDQIVEEEQKVLARVQRTLLAREDGPRRSLSQADYDAELVALRDQIRDARLEDIPPLVEEMERLQQVALRRAQVSEGQIDKRSPYFGRLLLEEDEKKREVLIGRATFLDPKTGIRIVDWRDAPVSRIYYRYEEGDDYEETFGDRDVEGEVLLRRTLGISDGRLKRIGSPQGSFQLRADGSWRRLGQSAVALSGGQGAAMRPESHHKPGTLGVGDADAREDKSLSEITALIDPRQFELISRPTSGVVVIQGGAGSGKTTIGLHRLAYLAFQDKQRFTPENMLVVVFNDALVRYISRVLPSLGAEGVHVVTYERWAEKARRRHFPHVPISVADDTPAHVIRLKKHPRLKEVFDERIAQISADISARIVDIGKRHEGGGRALRAFEESAGQPIIARLHLLSAWLDNAENESRQVNAAGRHELQRTITQEVERSGDVVALWADLLTDAGLLRAAFQRDDAPGLSEAELEWCHAYCTRRCTDIVAYREERLDRERDEDAAPQEASDHDHGIDGASEKDTVSLDREDDALLLHAYQQLVGPLRAKKRQALTYEHAFVDEAQDLSPVEMSVVLDTVSGRGGDKSVTFAGDVAQRLHMDNGFTDWRTVLAQLGLSHVEIEPLKLSYRSTAPIIEFATDILGHLRNEVTGQATRGGAPVELFRFGSSGETVGFLSEALRNLVLAEPLASVAVITRYPEQADEYAEGLKRGEVPNLRRIADQDFPFRPGVDVTDVRQVKGLEFDYVVLVECNSTTYPQDDEARHLLHIAATRAAHQLWITASGTPSLLLPEALRAEAG, encoded by the coding sequence ATGACGACTTCTTCCGCCCCCGCGACCGAATCGGACCAAGAGCTCGACCAGATCGTCGAGGAAGAGCAGAAGGTCCTGGCGCGTGTCCAGCGTACGCTGCTCGCGCGCGAAGATGGGCCCCGGCGCTCGCTCAGCCAGGCCGACTACGACGCGGAGCTGGTGGCGTTGCGCGACCAGATCCGCGACGCCCGCCTCGAGGACATTCCGCCGCTGGTCGAGGAGATGGAGCGCCTGCAGCAGGTGGCGCTGCGGCGCGCGCAGGTGAGCGAGGGGCAGATCGACAAGCGCTCGCCGTACTTCGGGCGCCTGCTGCTCGAAGAGGACGAGAAGAAGCGTGAGGTGCTGATCGGGCGCGCCACGTTCTTGGACCCGAAGACGGGCATCCGCATCGTGGACTGGCGGGACGCGCCGGTCAGCCGCATCTACTACCGCTACGAGGAGGGCGACGACTACGAGGAGACCTTCGGCGACCGCGACGTGGAGGGCGAGGTGCTGCTGCGACGCACGCTCGGCATCTCCGACGGTCGCCTGAAGCGCATCGGGTCGCCGCAGGGCAGCTTCCAGCTGCGCGCCGATGGCAGCTGGCGGCGGCTCGGGCAGAGCGCCGTCGCACTCTCGGGCGGGCAGGGCGCGGCCATGCGGCCCGAGTCGCACCACAAGCCGGGCACGCTCGGCGTGGGCGACGCCGACGCGCGCGAGGACAAGAGCCTGTCGGAGATCACGGCGCTGATCGACCCGCGGCAGTTCGAGCTCATCAGCCGCCCCACGTCCGGGGTGGTGGTCATCCAGGGCGGCGCCGGCAGCGGCAAGACCACCATCGGACTCCACCGGCTGGCCTACCTGGCGTTCCAGGACAAGCAGCGCTTCACGCCCGAGAACATGCTCGTGGTGGTCTTCAACGACGCGCTGGTGCGCTACATCTCGCGCGTGCTCCCGTCGCTCGGCGCCGAGGGTGTGCACGTGGTCACCTACGAGCGCTGGGCCGAGAAGGCGCGCCGCCGGCACTTCCCGCACGTGCCCATCTCCGTGGCGGACGACACCCCCGCGCACGTCATCCGGCTCAAGAAGCACCCGCGCCTCAAAGAGGTCTTCGACGAGCGCATCGCGCAGATCTCGGCCGACATCTCGGCGCGGATCGTGGACATCGGCAAGCGCCACGAGGGTGGGGGGCGTGCGCTGCGCGCGTTCGAGGAGAGCGCAGGGCAGCCCATCATCGCGCGCCTGCACCTGCTCTCCGCGTGGCTCGACAACGCCGAGAACGAGTCGCGGCAGGTGAACGCGGCGGGGCGCCACGAGCTGCAGCGCACCATCACCCAAGAGGTGGAGCGCTCGGGTGACGTGGTGGCCCTGTGGGCCGACCTGCTCACCGACGCGGGCCTGCTGCGTGCCGCGTTCCAACGCGACGACGCGCCGGGCCTGTCCGAGGCGGAGCTCGAGTGGTGCCACGCCTACTGCACGCGGCGCTGCACGGACATCGTCGCCTACCGCGAGGAGCGGCTGGACCGGGAGCGCGACGAGGACGCCGCGCCACAGGAGGCCAGCGACCACGACCACGGTATCGACGGCGCGAGCGAGAAGGACACCGTGTCGCTCGACCGCGAGGACGACGCGCTCTTGCTGCACGCCTATCAGCAGCTGGTGGGTCCGCTGCGCGCGAAGAAGCGCCAGGCGCTGACCTACGAGCACGCGTTCGTGGACGAGGCGCAGGACCTGAGCCCGGTCGAGATGTCGGTGGTGCTGGACACCGTCTCCGGCCGCGGCGGCGACAAGAGCGTGACCTTCGCGGGCGACGTGGCCCAGCGGCTCCACATGGACAACGGCTTCACCGACTGGCGCACCGTGCTCGCGCAGCTGGGCCTGTCGCACGTGGAGATCGAGCCCCTGAAGCTGAGCTACCGCTCGACGGCCCCCATCATCGAGTTCGCGACCGACATCCTGGGTCACTTGCGCAACGAGGTGACGGGGCAGGCCACGCGCGGCGGCGCCCCGGTGGAGCTGTTCCGCTTCGGGAGCAGCGGCGAGACGGTGGGCTTCTTGTCCGAGGCGCTGCGCAACCTGGTGCTGGCGGAGCCGCTCGCGTCGGTGGCCGTCATCACGCGCTACCCCGAGCAGGCCGACGAGTACGCCGAGGGGCTCAAGCGTGGCGAGGTGCCCAACCTGCGGCGCATCGCCGATCAGGACTTCCCGTTCCGGCCCGGTGTCGACGTGACCGACGTGCGCCAGGTCAAGGGCCTCGAGTTCGACTACGTGGTGCTGGTGGAGTGCAACTCCACCACGTACCCGCAGGACGACGAGGCGCGCCACCTCCTGCACATCGCCGCCACGCGCGCGGCGCACCAGCTGTGGATCACGGCCAGCGGCACGCCGTCGCTGCTGCTGCCCGAAGCGCTGCGCGCCGAGGCGGGCTGA
- a CDS encoding serine/threonine-protein phosphatase codes for MQASGVTHIGRRPNNEDSYRIEPELGLFLVADGMGGYEGGEVASRLVVDTLAAFFAKPDEFTDDIAPSASALDGPSEAEERMALAIRMAHREVQQEAQGRLREMGSTLAALHVHDSKVLIAHVGDSRVYRIRDGHIEQMTRDHSLTADLEAAGCESMLAHLPPHYRHMVTRVIAANANAQPDFRVVDAQAGDTFVLCSDGVHDVLGGDAILDAVDDAECEEASERVVARAFAEGTQDNITVVVVRV; via the coding sequence GTGCAAGCATCGGGCGTCACCCACATCGGCCGCCGGCCGAACAACGAAGACAGCTACCGCATCGAGCCGGAGCTGGGCTTGTTCTTGGTGGCCGACGGCATGGGCGGCTACGAGGGCGGGGAGGTCGCGAGCCGCCTCGTCGTGGACACCCTGGCCGCGTTCTTCGCGAAGCCGGACGAGTTCACCGACGACATCGCGCCGTCCGCCAGCGCCCTCGACGGCCCGAGCGAAGCGGAGGAGCGCATGGCCCTGGCCATCCGCATGGCGCACCGGGAGGTGCAGCAGGAGGCGCAGGGGCGCCTGCGTGAGATGGGGTCCACGCTCGCAGCGCTCCACGTGCACGACAGCAAGGTGCTGATCGCCCACGTTGGGGACAGCCGCGTCTACCGCATCCGTGACGGCCACATCGAGCAGATGACGCGCGACCACTCGCTGACCGCCGACCTGGAGGCCGCAGGGTGCGAGAGCATGCTGGCGCACCTGCCGCCGCACTACCGCCACATGGTCACGCGCGTGATCGCGGCCAACGCGAACGCGCAGCCCGACTTCCGCGTGGTGGACGCGCAGGCGGGCGACACGTTCGTGCTGTGCAGCGACGGAGTACACGACGTGCTGGGGGGCGACGCCATCCTGGACGCCGTGGACGACGCGGAGTGTGAAGAGGCGAGCGAGCGCGTGGTGGCGCGTGCCTTCGCGGAAGGCACGCAAGACAACATCACGGTGGTCGTGGTCCGCGTTTGA
- a CDS encoding OsmC family protein yields the protein MSENQTFTVSLELIENYRFQVDFGDFGQLLTDEPAPLGDGQGPNPGRLLAASVANCLAASLLFAVRKYKEEPGKVRAEVTGTMARVEGRQRITHMAVQLTLGNAAANIPHLERVLAQFEDFCVVTQSVRRGVEVAVTVVDSEGAVVKVG from the coding sequence ATGTCCGAGAACCAGACGTTCACCGTGAGCCTCGAGCTGATCGAGAACTACCGCTTCCAGGTCGACTTCGGCGACTTCGGTCAGCTGCTGACGGACGAGCCCGCGCCGCTGGGCGACGGTCAGGGACCGAACCCGGGGCGCCTGTTGGCCGCGTCCGTGGCCAACTGCCTCGCGGCCAGCCTGCTGTTCGCGGTCCGCAAGTACAAGGAAGAGCCGGGCAAGGTGCGCGCCGAGGTGACCGGCACCATGGCGCGCGTCGAGGGCCGTCAGCGCATCACCCACATGGCCGTGCAGCTCACGCTCGGGAACGCCGCCGCGAACATCCCACACCTCGAGCGCGTGCTGGCGCAGTTCGAGGACTTCTGCGTCGTGACGCAGAGCGTGCGGCGCGGCGTCGAGGTGGCGGTCACGGTCGTCGACAGCGAGGGCGCCGTCGTCAAGGTCGGCTGA
- the argA gene encoding amino-acid N-acetyltransferase, with amino-acid sequence MPASSDPFVQWFRSSAPYIHAHRGRTFVILFGGELLQSRGARDFIHDVALLQSLGIRVVLVAGARPQIDAALARRGAEPRYVSGMRVTDDVALACVKEAAGTIHVELEALFSTSLPNSPMAGARVRVASGNFVTARPVGVIDGVDYEHSGLVRKIDAEAIGQRLDDGAVVLLSSIGYSLTGDAFNVGTPDVASAAAVALKADKIICLTEGKPLTDGRGNALHEITPSEAERMVAAKRRLGRDVRRHLEAAAVAVRRGVRRGHLIERTADGALLRELFTRDGVGTLVTGEAFEDVRQARRADVGGIHALIEPLEERGVLIRRSREMLEDDIDHFTVIERDGMIVACAALYPYPEKKMAELACVVVSEEYRHTGRGEELLGFVEKRCRDRGFTRVFVLTTQTAHWFIERGFEPARRTDLPALKRAKVDPGRGSKVFIKKLPRGD; translated from the coding sequence ATGCCTGCCTCCAGCGACCCCTTCGTCCAGTGGTTCCGGTCGTCGGCGCCGTACATCCACGCGCACCGCGGGCGCACCTTCGTCATCCTGTTCGGCGGCGAGCTGCTGCAGTCGCGGGGGGCGCGGGACTTCATCCACGACGTGGCGTTGCTGCAGAGCCTCGGCATCCGCGTGGTGCTGGTCGCTGGGGCACGGCCGCAGATCGACGCGGCGCTGGCCCGCCGCGGCGCGGAGCCGCGCTACGTGTCCGGCATGCGGGTCACCGACGACGTGGCGCTCGCTTGCGTCAAGGAGGCCGCGGGCACCATCCACGTGGAGCTGGAGGCGCTGTTCTCCACCAGCTTGCCCAACTCACCCATGGCCGGTGCGCGCGTGCGCGTCGCGTCGGGCAACTTCGTCACGGCGCGCCCCGTGGGCGTCATCGACGGCGTGGACTACGAGCACAGCGGCTTGGTGCGCAAGATCGACGCCGAGGCCATCGGGCAGCGGTTGGATGACGGCGCGGTGGTGCTGCTCAGCAGCATCGGCTACTCGCTCACCGGCGACGCGTTCAACGTGGGCACCCCCGACGTCGCGTCGGCTGCGGCGGTGGCGCTCAAGGCCGACAAGATCATCTGCCTCACCGAGGGCAAGCCGCTGACGGACGGGCGCGGGAACGCGCTGCACGAGATCACACCGTCCGAGGCCGAGCGCATGGTCGCCGCGAAGCGGCGCTTGGGGCGCGACGTCCGGCGTCACCTCGAGGCCGCCGCGGTGGCGGTGCGACGCGGTGTGCGGCGCGGCCACCTCATCGAGCGCACGGCGGACGGTGCGCTCCTGCGCGAACTGTTCACGCGCGACGGCGTGGGGACCCTGGTCACGGGTGAGGCGTTCGAGGACGTGCGCCAGGCGCGCCGCGCCGACGTGGGCGGTATCCACGCGCTGATCGAGCCGCTCGAAGAGCGCGGCGTGCTCATCCGCCGCTCGCGCGAGATGCTGGAAGACGACATCGACCACTTCACGGTCATCGAGCGTGACGGAATGATCGTGGCCTGCGCGGCGCTCTATCCGTACCCCGAGAAGAAGATGGCCGAGCTGGCGTGCGTGGTGGTCTCCGAGGAGTACCGGCACACCGGCCGCGGCGAAGAGCTGCTGGGCTTCGTCGAGAAGCGCTGCAGGGACCGGGGGTTCACGCGCGTGTTCGTGCTCACCACGCAGACGGCGCACTGGTTCATCGAGCGGGGCTTCGAGCCCGCCCGCAGGACCGACCTGCCCGCCTTGAAGCGCGCCAAGGTGGACCCTGGCCGCGGCTCCAAGGTGTTCATCAAGAAGCTCCCGCGCGGCGACTGA